ATGAAATTGGTATAATTGATACAAAGGAAAAAATTGGTATGAAGTTCTGTTCTTTAACCTATATAGGCAGTGATGATGACTTGAAAGAACTATATAATCAAGGATATTCATCAGCATTTATCACAGTTGGCAGTGTTATAAATCCAATGTTACGAATAAAACTTTATAAGTTGATCTATGACATTGGATTTAATATTCCAAATATTATTAGCAATACAGCAATTATTTCGAACTCTTCAACTTTTGGTAATGGGATATTTGTAGGTAAGGGTGCGATTATAAATGCAAGAACGTTTATTGGAAACGGAAGTATTTTAAACACTGGATGTATTATAGAGCATGATTGTAGAATTGGCGAATTCGTGCATATTGCCCCTGGAACTACACTCTCTGGGGGAGTGATCATAGGGAATAAGTCACATATTGGCACGAATTCTACAATTATACAGGGTATTAATATTGGTGAAAACACATTAATTGGAGCTGGCAGTGTAGTTGTTAATAATATTGGGAATGGTAAAAAAGCTTTTGGAAATCCATGTAAGGAGCTAAAGGATGAATAGAACTATTATTATTGCAGAGGCTGGGGTTAATCATAATGGAGATGTAAATTTAGCAAAACGCATGATATGTGAAGCTAAGAAAGCTGGGGCTGACATTGTCAAATTTCAAACATTTAAAACAGAAAATATTGTAACTACATCTGCCAAAAAGGCGGATTATCAGAACAAGTACACAACAAAAGAAGAAACCCAATTTGAAATGCTAAAAAATTTGGAACTCACAGAAGATGACCACTACATAT
Above is a genomic segment from Neobacillus endophyticus containing:
- a CDS encoding acetyltransferase; this translates as MKSIHEKLLLIGGGGHCSSVIDVLQENNSFDEIGIIDTKEKIGMKFCSLTYIGSDDDLKELYNQGYSSAFITVGSVINPMLRIKLYKLIYDIGFNIPNIISNTAIISNSSTFGNGIFVGKGAIINARTFIGNGSILNTGCIIEHDCRIGEFVHIAPGTTLSGGVIIGNKSHIGTNSTIIQGINIGENTLIGAGSVVVNNIGNGKKAFGNPCKELKDE